A single window of Jiangella alkaliphila DNA harbors:
- a CDS encoding cytochrome ubiquinol oxidase subunit I, producing the protein MDVLDLARWQFGITTVVHFFFVPFTISMAFLVAIMQSVWMRTKSERWLRLTKFFGKLLLINLAVGVVTGLVQEFQFGMNWSDFSRFVGDVFGAPLAMEALLAFYLESVFVGVWIFGWGRIPPKIHLATIWITACGTLLSAYFILAANSFMQNPVGYEINEEAGRAELTDIWAVLTNKVLLITFPHTIFAAFMVGGGVVAAVAMWHLVRGARNPDDAAPGKPSDQGAFRTALRIGAVTVLVGGIGVAVTGDTQGKIMTEVQPMKMAAAEALYETRQPAPFSLFTVGTLDGSEALYSIEVPRLLSWLATGSFDGEVEGINDLQAQYEEEFGPGDYSPNIPVTYWTFRMMITMGGLAGLIALWQLWATRRGRAPTSPWALRAAAVLPVLPLAGNAFGWIFTEMGRQPWLVFGLMPTASGVSPSTTATTVFISLAAFTILYAGLTWLWVHLLVKHARPGLPDVSPPAEDEKDDDTDDADKPLSFAY; encoded by the coding sequence ATGGACGTGCTGGACCTCGCCCGCTGGCAGTTCGGCATCACGACGGTGGTGCACTTCTTCTTCGTCCCGTTCACCATCTCGATGGCGTTCCTCGTCGCGATCATGCAGTCGGTCTGGATGCGCACGAAGAGCGAGCGGTGGCTGCGGCTGACCAAGTTCTTCGGGAAGCTGCTGCTCATCAACCTCGCCGTCGGCGTGGTGACGGGCCTGGTGCAGGAGTTCCAGTTCGGCATGAACTGGAGCGACTTCAGCCGGTTCGTCGGCGACGTGTTCGGCGCGCCGCTGGCGATGGAGGCGCTGCTCGCGTTCTACCTGGAGTCGGTCTTCGTCGGCGTCTGGATCTTCGGCTGGGGCCGCATCCCGCCGAAGATCCACCTGGCGACGATCTGGATCACGGCCTGCGGGACGCTGCTGTCGGCGTACTTCATCCTGGCCGCGAACTCGTTCATGCAGAACCCGGTCGGCTACGAGATCAACGAGGAGGCCGGACGAGCCGAGCTCACCGACATCTGGGCGGTGCTGACGAACAAGGTGCTGCTCATCACGTTCCCGCACACGATCTTCGCGGCGTTCATGGTCGGCGGCGGCGTGGTCGCGGCGGTCGCGATGTGGCACCTTGTCCGCGGGGCCCGCAACCCGGACGACGCGGCGCCCGGCAAACCGTCCGACCAGGGCGCCTTCCGCACCGCGCTGCGCATCGGCGCCGTCACCGTCCTCGTCGGCGGCATCGGCGTCGCGGTCACCGGCGACACCCAGGGCAAGATCATGACCGAGGTGCAGCCGATGAAGATGGCCGCCGCCGAGGCGCTCTACGAGACCCGGCAACCGGCGCCGTTCTCGCTGTTCACCGTCGGCACGCTCGACGGCAGCGAGGCGCTGTACTCGATCGAGGTGCCACGCCTGTTGTCGTGGCTCGCGACCGGCTCGTTCGACGGCGAGGTCGAGGGCATCAACGACCTCCAGGCGCAGTACGAGGAGGAGTTCGGCCCGGGTGACTACAGCCCGAACATCCCGGTCACGTACTGGACGTTCCGGATGATGATCACGATGGGCGGGCTGGCCGGGCTGATCGCGCTCTGGCAGCTGTGGGCGACCAGACGCGGACGAGCCCCGACCTCGCCCTGGGCACTGCGCGCGGCCGCCGTCCTGCCGGTGTTGCCGCTGGCCGGCAACGCGTTCGGCTGGATCTTCACCGAGATGGGCCGGCAGCCGTGGCTGGTGTTCGGCCTGATGCCGACGGCGTCCGGGGTCAGCCCCAGCACCACGGCCACGACCGTATTCATCTCACTGGCCGCGTTCACCATCCTGTACGCCGGCCTGACCTGGCTCTGGGTGCACCTGCTGGTCAAGCACGCGCGGCCCGGCCTGCCCGACGTCTCGCCACCGGCGGAGGACGAGAAGGACGACGACACCGACGACGCCGACAAGCCGCTGAGCTTCGCGTATTGA
- a CDS encoding PRC-barrel domain-containing protein: MTTDTPRTLVHLADSDLTVKTEDDVRGKEVVDRNDDEVGTVDDLVIDPQGLKVRFLQVGSGGFLGLGEKKQLIPVDAVVKIDEKVHIGQDRGHVAGAPAYDPDLVSAADYYEELYGYYGYPPFWAAGYAYPAYPFYL; encoded by the coding sequence ATGACTACTGACACTCCGCGCACGCTGGTACATCTGGCCGACTCCGACCTGACTGTGAAGACCGAGGACGATGTCCGTGGCAAGGAGGTCGTGGACCGCAACGACGACGAGGTCGGCACCGTCGACGACCTCGTCATCGACCCCCAGGGGTTGAAGGTGCGGTTCCTCCAGGTCGGCTCCGGCGGCTTCCTCGGCCTGGGCGAGAAGAAGCAGCTGATCCCCGTCGACGCGGTCGTGAAGATCGACGAGAAGGTGCACATCGGCCAGGACCGCGGCCACGTGGCCGGCGCGCCGGCCTACGACCCCGACCTGGTGTCGGCCGCGGACTACTACGAGGAGCTGTACGGCTACTACGGCTACCCGCCGTTCTGGGCGGCCGGCTACGCGTACCCGGCATATCCCTTCTATCTGTGA
- a CDS encoding Na+/H+ antiporter, translated as MQLLLVVVGAIAVTAVANRRGLQPSIVVVVLASAVSFVPGLPRFELEPELILSVVLPPLLYSAALDFSVYSLARNLRPILSLGVGMVVVSTLVTAVVANWIVPQFGLVAALVLGAVVAPPDAVSAVAIGRKLGLPKRLMTILTGESLVNDATALTIFTLAVAAATGSHPFIDNAVLLFLYASVVGCGVGLILAAGVHWTRQRLGESGLETALGLVVPFAAYLFAEELHGSGVLAVVAAGFWLGHHDANAGFETRLQGRQVWRSLDTLLEAFVFAYMGLQCSFVFADLPLHGGQWAQFALSAVVVLLTVLLIRPFWVFLTYGQRVLRRRYLPFLRRRRRRQGLLGDHRPLPRNQLLILSWSGMRGVVTLAAAAGVPAVTASGEPFPGRTAIQALAFVVAVGSLLIQAPTLPFLVRRLNISADAEEEAEAEEVRRARRIARSAAEQALRDMIDHPPPGADPAVLATMRDRFAEAMRARQSADDLDAEVEEAEHAPVVRETMLAVRRELLAAQRRALTDARDAGELDDEVMRRELERLDYEEAAAAAD; from the coding sequence ATGCAGTTGCTGCTCGTGGTGGTGGGCGCGATCGCGGTCACCGCGGTCGCCAACCGGCGCGGGTTGCAGCCGTCGATCGTGGTCGTGGTGCTGGCCTCGGCGGTGTCGTTCGTGCCCGGACTGCCGCGGTTCGAGCTGGAGCCGGAGCTGATCCTCAGCGTCGTGCTGCCGCCACTGTTGTACTCCGCGGCGCTGGACTTCTCCGTCTACAGCCTGGCCCGCAACCTGCGCCCGATCCTGTCCCTCGGCGTCGGCATGGTGGTCGTGTCGACGCTGGTGACCGCCGTGGTGGCGAACTGGATCGTGCCCCAGTTCGGTCTCGTGGCGGCGCTGGTGCTGGGCGCGGTCGTGGCGCCGCCAGACGCCGTCAGCGCGGTCGCGATCGGGCGGAAACTGGGGCTGCCGAAACGGCTGATGACGATCCTGACCGGCGAGAGCCTGGTCAACGACGCCACCGCGCTGACCATCTTCACGCTGGCGGTGGCCGCGGCGACCGGCAGCCACCCGTTCATCGACAACGCCGTCCTGCTGTTCCTATACGCGTCGGTGGTCGGCTGCGGCGTCGGCCTGATACTGGCCGCCGGGGTGCACTGGACCCGGCAGCGGCTGGGGGAGAGCGGCCTGGAGACGGCGCTCGGGCTGGTCGTGCCGTTCGCGGCGTACCTGTTCGCCGAGGAGCTGCACGGGTCGGGCGTCCTTGCCGTCGTCGCCGCCGGGTTCTGGCTCGGCCACCACGACGCCAACGCCGGCTTCGAGACGCGGCTGCAGGGCCGGCAGGTCTGGCGCAGCCTGGACACGCTCCTCGAGGCGTTCGTCTTCGCCTACATGGGCCTGCAGTGCAGTTTCGTCTTCGCCGACCTGCCGCTGCACGGCGGCCAGTGGGCCCAGTTCGCGCTGTCCGCCGTCGTCGTGCTGTTGACGGTGTTGCTGATCCGGCCGTTCTGGGTGTTCCTCACCTACGGCCAGCGGGTGCTGCGGCGTCGGTACCTGCCGTTCCTGCGGCGACGGCGACGGCGCCAGGGCCTCCTGGGCGACCACCGGCCGCTGCCGCGGAACCAGCTGCTGATCCTCTCGTGGTCGGGCATGCGCGGCGTGGTCACGCTGGCCGCGGCCGCCGGTGTGCCGGCCGTGACGGCGTCGGGCGAGCCGTTCCCCGGCCGCACGGCCATCCAGGCGCTCGCGTTCGTCGTCGCCGTCGGCAGCCTGCTCATCCAGGCGCCGACGCTGCCGTTCCTGGTCCGCCGCCTGAACATCAGCGCCGACGCCGAGGAGGAGGCGGAGGCCGAGGAGGTGCGCCGGGCCCGGCGGATCGCCCGGTCGGCGGCCGAGCAGGCGCTGCGCGACATGATCGACCACCCGCCGCCGGGCGCGGACCCGGCCGTGCTCGCCACCATGCGCGACCGCTTCGCCGAGGCGATGCGGGCCCGGCAGTCCGCCGACGACCTGGACGCCGAGGTCGAGGAGGCCGAACACGCCCCTGTCGTGCGCGAGACCATGCTGGCCGTCCGCCGCGAGCTGCTCGCCGCCCAGCGTCGCGCGCTCACGGACGCGCGCGACGCCGGCGAGCTGGACGACGAGGTGATGCGCCGCGAGCTGGAGCGGCTGGACTACGAGGAGGCGGCCGCCGCGGCGGACTGA
- the cydB gene encoding cytochrome d ubiquinol oxidase subunit II, with amino-acid sequence MELNTLWFLLIAVLWIGYLALEGFDFGVGMLTRRFARDDIERRVLINTIGPVWDGNEVWVITAVGATFAAFPEWYATAWSAYYLPLVLILLTLIGRGLAFEYRAKGDTESWRRRWDLVIFAGSVVPAFLWGVLLAAFVQGLPLDESHDFVGDLGDVATPYTLLGGLVTLGLALLHGAHYLALKTVGDLRDRARRLAGRLAVPVAVVLAGFLAWTVLRDDTRSWLAAAAALVAVAAIAAGATATARGREGWAFVATFATVAATGATLFAALYPDVLPSTLDAADGLTTANASSSDYTLTVMTWVAVPFVPAVLAYQSWVYWMFRKRIGVQHIPG; translated from the coding sequence ATGGAGTTGAACACGCTGTGGTTCCTGCTCATCGCGGTCCTGTGGATCGGCTACCTCGCGCTCGAGGGCTTCGACTTCGGCGTCGGCATGCTGACCCGCCGGTTCGCCCGCGACGACATCGAGCGCCGCGTCCTCATCAACACGATCGGCCCGGTCTGGGACGGCAACGAGGTCTGGGTCATCACGGCGGTCGGCGCGACGTTCGCCGCGTTCCCGGAGTGGTACGCGACGGCATGGTCGGCGTACTACCTGCCGCTGGTGCTGATCCTGCTGACGCTGATCGGCCGCGGCCTGGCCTTCGAGTACCGCGCCAAGGGCGACACCGAGAGCTGGCGGCGGCGCTGGGATCTGGTGATCTTCGCCGGGTCTGTGGTGCCGGCGTTCCTGTGGGGCGTCCTGCTGGCCGCGTTCGTGCAGGGCCTGCCGCTGGATGAGAGCCACGACTTCGTCGGCGACCTCGGCGACGTCGCCACGCCGTACACGCTGCTCGGCGGCCTCGTGACGCTGGGGCTGGCGCTGCTGCACGGCGCGCACTACCTCGCGCTGAAGACCGTCGGCGACCTCCGCGACCGCGCGCGGCGGCTGGCCGGACGGCTCGCGGTCCCGGTCGCCGTCGTGCTGGCCGGGTTCCTGGCATGGACGGTGTTGCGCGACGACACCCGCTCGTGGCTCGCGGCGGCCGCGGCGCTGGTCGCGGTGGCCGCGATCGCGGCCGGTGCGACGGCGACGGCGCGCGGCCGCGAGGGCTGGGCGTTCGTCGCGACGTTCGCCACCGTGGCGGCCACGGGCGCGACGCTGTTCGCCGCGCTCTACCCGGACGTGCTGCCGTCGACCCTCGACGCCGCCGACGGGCTGACCACCGCCAACGCGTCGTCGTCGGACTACACCCTCACGGTGATGACGTGGGTGGCCGTGCCGTTCGTGCCGGCCGTGCTCGCGTACCAGAGCTGGGTCTACTGGATGTTCCGCAAACGGATCGGCGTGCAGCACATCCCGGGCTAA
- a CDS encoding MerR family transcriptional regulator: protein MALRPVDLARTVGVSAQQVRNYEEAGVLPPVPRSESGYRQFSERHRQALLTYRALLAGYGVVAARSIMLTVHDGDVAAALAQVDAVHAELHDQRRQLRETAAAVETLAAGPTQPAPSTRGEPGLRVGDVARRIGVRPSALRTWEAYGLLTPAREPGTSYRSYGPDDVRDAQLVNLLRQSRYGLPQVRLVLGELRRTASTEALRAVLAQRREQQTARALAMLDGAGRLHAYLTS, encoded by the coding sequence ATGGCGCTGCGGCCGGTCGATCTCGCGCGGACGGTGGGCGTCTCGGCGCAGCAGGTCCGCAACTACGAGGAGGCCGGCGTGCTGCCGCCGGTGCCGCGGTCGGAGTCGGGCTACCGGCAGTTCTCCGAGCGGCACCGCCAGGCGCTGCTCACCTACCGGGCGCTGCTGGCGGGCTACGGCGTCGTCGCGGCGCGCTCGATCATGCTGACGGTGCACGACGGCGACGTCGCCGCTGCGCTCGCGCAGGTCGACGCCGTCCACGCGGAGCTGCACGACCAGCGCCGGCAGCTGCGCGAGACCGCCGCCGCCGTCGAGACCCTCGCGGCCGGTCCCACGCAGCCTGCGCCCTCGACGCGGGGCGAGCCCGGCCTTCGCGTCGGCGACGTCGCCCGGCGGATCGGCGTGCGGCCGTCGGCGCTGCGCACGTGGGAGGCGTACGGCCTGCTCACGCCCGCGCGCGAGCCGGGCACGTCGTACCGCAGCTATGGCCCCGACGACGTCCGCGACGCGCAACTGGTCAACCTGCTGCGGCAGAGCCGGTACGGGCTGCCGCAGGTGCGCCTGGTGCTCGGCGAACTGCGCCGCACGGCCAGCACCGAGGCGCTGCGCGCCGTCCTCGCCCAGCGGCGGGAGCAGCAGACCGCGCGGGCGCTGGCCATGCTGGACGGCGCCGGCCGGCTGCACGCCTACCTGACCAGCTGA
- the ligD gene encoding non-homologous end-joining DNA ligase yields the protein MSSSQVLEVAGHEVTITHPDKVVFPDDGHTKLDLVRYYLAVAEGALRGVEGRPMILKRFVKGIDQEAFFQKRAPDKRPDWIEVATLRYRSGTSADEVVVRDAAALAWVVNLGCIDLNPHPVRAEDLDRPDELRIDLDPNPGIEWPQILDVAQVAREVLEDHGLAAWPKTSGSRGFHIYTRIDPHWSYRQVRLAAETVAREVENRAPDIATAKWWKEEREGVFVDFNQNAKDRTVASAYSVRAKADARVSMPLTWDEVPHCRAEDYTLATAPRRFADIGDPWAGIETSAGSLEPLLELAERLGPAEKPPKGTGRRTQTMPLIEIARAKTKDEALAGLERWKQRHTDVVPHLEPADILVDGMRGRSSLWYRIRLNLQHVPEDRRPEQEPLEVDYDPWAGTPWSNAGEAVREAREAARDSASD from the coding sequence ATGTCGTCCTCGCAGGTGCTCGAGGTCGCCGGGCATGAGGTGACCATCACCCATCCTGACAAGGTGGTCTTCCCCGACGACGGCCACACCAAGCTGGACCTCGTCCGCTACTACCTGGCCGTGGCCGAGGGTGCCCTGCGCGGCGTCGAGGGCCGGCCGATGATCCTCAAGCGGTTCGTCAAGGGCATCGACCAGGAGGCGTTCTTCCAGAAGCGCGCTCCCGACAAGCGGCCCGACTGGATCGAGGTCGCCACGCTGCGCTACCGCTCCGGCACGTCCGCCGACGAGGTCGTCGTGCGCGACGCCGCGGCGCTGGCCTGGGTGGTCAACCTCGGCTGCATCGACCTCAACCCGCACCCCGTCCGCGCCGAGGACCTCGACCGTCCCGACGAGCTGCGCATCGACCTCGACCCCAACCCGGGCATCGAGTGGCCGCAGATCCTCGACGTCGCGCAGGTGGCGCGCGAGGTGCTCGAGGACCACGGCCTCGCCGCCTGGCCGAAGACGTCGGGCTCGCGCGGCTTCCACATCTACACCCGCATCGACCCGCACTGGTCGTACCGCCAGGTCCGGCTGGCGGCCGAGACCGTCGCCCGCGAGGTCGAGAACCGCGCGCCGGACATCGCGACCGCCAAGTGGTGGAAGGAAGAGCGCGAAGGCGTCTTCGTCGACTTCAACCAGAACGCCAAGGACCGCACCGTCGCCTCCGCCTACTCCGTCCGCGCCAAGGCCGACGCCCGGGTGTCGATGCCGCTGACGTGGGACGAGGTCCCGCACTGCCGGGCCGAGGACTACACGCTGGCCACCGCGCCGCGGCGGTTCGCCGACATCGGCGACCCGTGGGCGGGCATCGAGACCTCGGCCGGCTCGCTGGAGCCGCTGCTCGAGCTGGCCGAGCGGCTCGGCCCGGCGGAGAAGCCGCCGAAGGGCACCGGGCGGCGCACCCAGACGATGCCGCTGATCGAGATCGCCCGCGCCAAGACCAAGGACGAGGCGCTGGCCGGGCTGGAGCGCTGGAAGCAGCGGCACACCGACGTCGTGCCGCATCTCGAGCCGGCCGACATCCTGGTCGACGGCATGCGCGGGCGCAGCTCGCTCTGGTACCGCATCCGGCTCAACCTGCAGCACGTGCCCGAGGACCGCCGACCCGAGCAGGAGCCGCTCGAGGTCGACTACGACCCGTGGGCGGGCACCCCGTGGTCGAACGCCGGCGAGGCGGTCCGGGAGGCGCGGGAGGCCGCTCGCGACTCCGCGTCCGACTGA